The nucleotide window TCTATCAGATTCTCTAATACATTTGTACACTGTTATGTATTCTCTTatctaaaattttttctttgttctccagCATTATTTTTCTTGATAAATTAGCAAatgatttatccattttattgctacCTTTAGCTTCAGAAAATGTTTCTGAATTTATTATTGCTGTCATTTAagagattttaaatattaattcaaaaatgtttattactctcttctctttatttaattttctcatgTCTAAAATGTatggttaattaatttattcagtttagttcagttcagtcactcagtcgtgtctgactctttgcgaccggaTGGAcaggagcatgccaggcctccctgtccatcaccaactcctggagcttgctcaaactaacttccatccagtcagtgatgccatccaaacatctcaccctcagtcatccccttttcctcctgccctcaatctttcccagcatcagggtcttttccaatgagtcagttcttcactttaggtggccaaaatattggagtttcagcttcaacatcagtccttccaatgaatattcaggactgatttcctttaggatggactggttggatctccttgcagtccaagggactctcaagagtcttctccaacaccacagtttaaaagcatcaattcttcggcgctcagctttcttcatagtccagctctcacatccatacatgactactggaaaaaccatagctttgactagacggacctttgttggcaaaggaatgtctctgcttttcaatatgctatgtagtttggtcatagcttttcttccaaggagcaagtgccttttaatttcatggctacagtcatcatctgcagtaatttttggagcccaagaagataaagtctgtcactgttttcattgtttccccatccatttgccatgaagtgataggagtggatgccatgatcttagttttctgaatgtttagttttaaaccagctttttcactctcttctttcactttcatcaaaattctctttaattctttgctttcttccataagggtggtgtcctttgcatatctgagtttattgatatttctcccagcaatcttgattccagcttgtgcttcctccagcccagcgtttctcatgatgtactctgcatataagttaaataagcagggtgataatatacagccttgacggactcctttcctaatttggaaccagtctgctgttccacgtctggttctaacttaatttattattatttcctatttATTAACACTAGTATTTATAGAGCTATgcaattttatttgaaaactccTTGTTGTTTATAGATATTTTTGCAACAGTTTGTGAAATATTATCTTATGGATATCTGGAAACGTTTTCATATCTTCAACCTAAGATTTgtttaaatgagatttttctgTGTTTAGTGGTATAATGTTAGGTGTTTTTACTTTAAAGTTTTATTGTTAAATTCTAGATCTAGGTCTTTGAATCAGAAGATATTTTATACAGTCTTtccaatttttataatttattgtatttctgtaatttttatgggcacataaataagaaaaaagataggaggaaggaagaaaagaaagaaagaagaatacatttgaattagttctaatgaggcagatgaaactggagcctattatacagagtgaagtaagccagaaagaaaaacaccaatacagtatactaacgcatatatatggaatttagagagatggtaacgataactctgtatgcgagacagcaaaagagacacagattatagaacagtcttttggactctgttggtggggggaatgatttgggagaatggcattgaaacatgtgtaatatcatataagaaatgaatcaccagtccaggtttgatgcaggatacaggatgcttggggctggtgcactgggacgacccagaggtatggtatggggagggaggtgggaggggggtttaggatggggaacacatgtatacccgtggcggattcatgttgatatatggaaaaaccaataaaatattgtaaagtaattaacctccaattaaaataaataaattaaaaaaaataaaaattaaaaaaagaaagaagaaaaagaaaaaaacagaaagaaagatgtttttcttgcttttgagTTACTGCTAACTCCACTGACAAAAATCAGTTCTCATAAGAAATCAGACTGTGATGTGTCTAATGCAGTGTTAATGGTCTCAAAAAGACAGTAGGGAAAAGTGTTTCTAATTGGACATCCGAAGACCACAAGGCAACTGTGACTGAGTCTTCTAAGTGACTGCAATCTTTTCTCACCACTGACACAATTTTCCTATTGTATTCCTTCCCCTTCTTGAGCAATGTTTACTGAGATATCCAGTTGCTgatctatctctgctttttgagaGTATCTAAAGCTAGAGAGTACCTGCTCCCCTCTCATCCATACGTGGATGCATTCAGCAAAGCCCATACTCTAGGAaaagcccctcccctcccttctgtaaaaagcttccctcatagctcagttggtaaagaatccgcctgccatgctgcagacctgagtttgattcctgggatgggaatatctcctggagaagcaaatgcaacccactctggtattcttgcctgggaaatcccacagacagagaaaactggGGGGCtccagtctttggggtcacaagagtcggacacgacctagtgactaaaccacagtcTCCCTTCTTACTGAGTTGCCCACAGCTTCTGTGTAGgatttccctcgtggctcagacagtaaagcatctgtctacaatgcgggagacctgggttccatcctttgtttgggaagattccctggagaaggaaatggtaccccactccagtactcttgcctacaaaatcccatggacggaggagcctggtgtccatggggtcacgaagagtcggacacaactgagtgacttcacttcacttctgtgtaGTATGCGCTGCAGAAGCAAAATTTTGACTCCTAAACTTTTTGTGTTCTTTTGCTGGGCTTTAATAATATAGAGTTTCTGAATATGAATTTTTTCTCATTATGTCAAGTAGCTCTTCtgtaactttatttaaaattttttcttaactttgtatatcatggactggaagaaatacattttctatGATTATGTGTTTTTTGTCCATGTATTTCCTCTTTTCTACTTTACAAATGTAaagtaatattatttaaaacagaGATTTTTCCATGAACTTTTCTGCATAGTCCAATTCCTCTATGCAAGGCATTTTCAGTCATTGCATTTAAGAATGTTTTTATAGGGAGACGTATCAGGATAATAAAGCCTGAAAGTTGTCTGTCTCCAGTTTAGGGTAGTAAAGGTGAAGacctctccctccttctcaggATTTGATTTGTTAATCAAATAAGGACATGATTTGATTTTCAATTCCAGATTGAATTTATGGTTTCTCTATGCACAGGGTATTATGGGCAGGTCACCAGGAATCCTAAGAAAAAATCAGAGTTTCCTGCTTTTGGGATTTGTCTCCTATAATGCAGTCTGCTGCATGGGCTGGTGCTCTCTGAATTTTCTTGGTATTGTTTAGGTTGTGGTTTGCTCCCAGTAAGTGTTTCCTGCCTCAGTCCACAATTTGGAATATCTGGAAACGTTGAGAAAGGCAGTGAACTCCCATCCTGTCTGTCCATCCTCTAATTCACAACTTCCTATGGTTTAACTGATTAATGAGATTGAGAGACGAAATGCAACATGGGATCTCAGGCTTTTTGTTAACATGCTTGTCCACAGGATGGGCTTCTGCTTGAGGATAGAACATGTGTGTTCAAGCCCAGGTATGACTTCTTGTGTTAAACCTGGTTTCTTTCACCTCTCTCCATTCTTAGAGATAGTGGGAAATAAGGCTTCATTTCTGGATAAATGAGTTTGATCTGTGGCACCAAATTCTGCACTGCATTTGCACCCTTGCAAGAGAGTACAGCTGGGGATTcaattacatttaaaacaaaaatttagtaAGAATAAATGGATATGATGCATATTTGCTGGATTCCTATGTTACTTTCCTAGTTGGTTAGAGACCATGTGTAGAAAGGAGGGATACTGGTCCATAATGTCAGAATATGTATGAGGATTCATTCAATTGTTCTTTTCTCCCCCTCTTTCTTTTCAGCACATTTTCTCCAAAGAGATGGAAAACATCTTTAAATTATTCATTACAATACTAAACCAGCTTAGTTACAGACGATAGCAAGAGTAACAGTACCTCTTAAGAGAAACCAGAAACAATTTTTGCACCGGTGTCTTTATACTACTGCTGTTGGAGGTACTTTACAACGttgactaacacttttctttaCTGCTCTTTTCTATATTAACAGCAAGGTATTTTAAAAAGGGGCTCCTCAGAATGTACACAAGCAATATCAAAGATCTCTTTAGACGCCTTCTCTCTAAGtttgctttagttgctaagtcgcaaccctatagactgtagcccaccaggctcctctgtccatgggatttcctaggcaagaatactggactgggttgtcatttccttctccaagggattttcccaactacGGTTAGAACCCATGtctcaggcagattatttaccattgatCCACCAGGGAAAGTCTCTAAGAAATATGAATTAGAAGGTTATTTCATCGTTTAAGATCGGAAAATTGATCATCTTTCAAAAGCTACTGATACAATTAAggaaatatactttatataattttttgtttgtatctCACAAATATCTTCTACATCTTCTGCTGCTGAGAAATAAGAGAGAACTGTCGGTTGCTTGTTGAACAATGTTGAGTTAGAAATTGATGTTCAGTCTAGAAACACTTCTTTCCAACTCCTTTCAGGGCTTCTCTCACATCTTGGTTTCGCAGACTATAAATGAGGGGATTTAACATGGGGATTATAATGCCATAAAACACAGAAGCCATTTTTTCTTGCTCTTGAGATTCTATGGTGCGATGGTGCAGATACATGTAAGAGAGCGTCCCATAGAAAATGCTGACAGCTGTCAGGTGGGAGACACACGTGGAGAAGGCTTTCTTCCTCCCTGCAGCAGAAGAGATCTTTAGGATGGCGATCAGGATAAATATGTAGGAAAAGATGACAACTGACACGGTGAATGTCAAGTTAAATCCCACAAAGACTGTTAGGAGCATGATGTTCAAATAAATACTAGAGCATGAGAGGGCCAGAATTGGGGGTGCATCACAGAAAAAGTGACTAATTTTATTGGATTTGCAAAAGTTCAATGAGAAAGCAAAACTTGTGTTTACAGAAGCATTTAGGAAACCCATGAAGTATGAACCAGTTAAGAGTTGACTGCAGACTCTCTGGGACATGACAGTTCCATAGCGAAGTGggttacagatggccacataaCGGTCCACTGCCATAGCCGCCAGGATGTAGCAATCACTTGTTGCAAAAGCCCCATAGACTAGCAATTGCACCATACATCCTATGAATGAGATGGATTGTTTTGTTTCTACAAAGCTTTGCAGCATTTTTGGAGTGATAGCAGAGGTGTAGCAGAGATCAACAAAAGCCAAGTTTtggaggaaaaagtacatgggggtgccggggaccagccccggctgaaccagggtattcgaaggagagacggcgtaggcgaagatcaggaaacaattgcttaattaaatgttaattaaggatataaagagtaatagaatgaggatagctcagtaggaaaattcagtgaagaaaagaggctgaaataaggatagctcagtgaggaaattcagtggagaaaagaggctgaataattcagccagaaggtaagagaaagaacgacatggtgagaccaagtttcggtgaacaaggcccgcactttatttttcaaagtagtttttataccttaagttatgcacagaggataatgggggaaggggtagagtcttgcagcaaaccaggctttcttcctgcaaacttatcatatgcaaaagcttaggtgatttgcatcatcttctggcccggaggcctgttaacattttaagaccttttcttcagaaaacttatttttctctaaaggtgattggtcaggagccaccctccaaaagcattagataaagttgcattcgtacagcgcaaaggtgtggtgggctacaaaaagaattaactcaagggtcccaggttacaaacattaaagctactattcacaccaattatattaaccaatacactgccagggacacagcaggtaagggatatggaaacttagcagcaaacattggcccaacaagtgaaaatcccttcaccaatacaatttctaatcaatcttttaactactcaaaagaatctgtgtttagacagtttagaacatctcctgcctctcacagttgggaggctctgaacaatcacatgtggccggaaaaacctattcaggcaggctagaggatttccaaaggagtttgtaggttaaacactgtcacacccaggaattattaactggagctgtaagctaactcttttttcagagaggtagtgggggacagccccccgtaaagtcagaggtgtaggtgaaagcacaaagcagaaagtaggcagactctggttttgggggtagattgctcgagaatttccagggggactcctgaagctcgatcccgcctttgcgtatgccgagcctccttcctcatgacctttgtcatgggcggagttcctcacgctggctaccggcagtgatagaatttccagttgagctattccagatcctgaaaagtgctgcactcaatatgcaatatgcactcaatatgcaatatgccggctcccggcatctcccccttttttatttcttaaaacagccagatgcagctcagtcgcgagcttttgaatgttctgccgaagaatcctgacaatacaaggaagaatgattatgagaagcacaactagaactaaagatattagacagaatgttttttccagaagtaaagttagagaaggtgtgaaataagtcattagctgctccagcggtggtaaaatccagtcgagagtgttccagggtctgtatttgattatgaaatttccctaagtccaggccaatgtcagagctgttccaaacacctgagatacgatttttgattttttcccattcataatttgtctcgtttacctttaaagatgtcacgcatatccaccgttaatcagcgtggcaagacagagccattttcacttttaaagcctgtaactcagtcccaatatgcattattgcctcttctaaggcgtctactctcatctccaattttctatctataacttCCAGTGTTGCTAGacttaaagagacatttttagacatagcatcaacatattgggcagtatgcacttgttgagtcaatgatattgctgccacagtaacagaagtaattgctgctattaaagctgatattcctaaaataagtaaagcCCACAAATCGtcgtgatcacattaaatcttgtagttgttgtaacatagcaagactatagttatatcaataagtggttacatcataagataaggtggacgttgtaacactacaaaggagcaaacattatactgagggtttaaacaagatgagagcatgcattgttcacaagtcactacattgggtccaccagtgaaagtcacatgtacattaagttttccagaatcattggtaaagagaaaaacataaggagagggtagacaagccaaagcagaataagtagaattattttctggttggagttcgcacTGCAGCAGCCCCGTCAGTCTTgccgggatctcgatgtttatcttgccttCCCTTCCGGtgggctcctcttttgtgatcgaagcaatgggggaactggatgtctgggggtctgcaacatggcgaatcaacctgtcttggatctaaattggagaatctgtgtcctgtggaaaaatacaagcacatcctcgaccgctagttaataagggtcaggacccttccattgtcctgagagaaggtccttccatttgactaacggttttgcatttaattgctccaggcaccaatgacgaagcattgcagtagttccagccagatcagtatttagaatatttattatgaaaagagcaaatatttattacgaaaagagcatgttgcaagatttgatggggacagctatacttaaactccccttcttttagtttttgaatttggatttttaatgtttgatgtgctctttccacaatggcctgtccctggggattataagggatgcctgtattatgtttaatttgaaactttatacaaaattcctgaaaagacttagaagtataagcaggagcattgtcagttttcaaagcttttggtaggcccaaatatgaaaaacaagtaaagagatgttgtattacatctttaattgcttcccctgtacgagcagttgcaataataacatgagaaaaggtgtctacagttaaagaacaaaggagttttccaaatgaagagacatgagttacatccatttgccagagtatgttaggtttgagaccgcgaggattaactcccataggtagactattataaacagtggggcaatataagcaagaacgCACAATTTCTCGAGcagtctctctgggaatttggaattgataccTTAAAGCAGTAGCGTATTGATGATGAAgtaagtgagaggctctggcctcctcaatcacagtagccactgtatttcaggttaacaagtcagccaaatcattaaaggcattttaagggccgggcaatctggaatgagcccgaatgtgtccaatgaaaaatattttatttcttttccgaatttgttgctgtaatttagttaacaaatgaaatatggtagttttattttcaggcaaaaccgcagtttcaatgtgtggaaacaacctgacaatatactgagaatcagaataaaggttaaattcctcatctgcaaacatagcaaaagcctctatgactgctgttatttcagctctttgagctgaagtttcctgtgtttttaaaaccttttggtgatttttagtaactatggaggctttaccgtttgctgacccatcagtaaaaactatttgagcatttggaataggagattgtttacatctgacagaaaaaataactggatgtctggatataaaattcagcaaaacatgtgagggtaaatgatgcaaaattttgaccaaaatggtttcctatagcaatctgccaatttttaTCAAACATTATAAGAGCaacaagttgttccttattatatggaattacaatttctgatggctctttaccaaataatttaatgttccgcttttttcctttaatatcaaagtagctatcaatcccggataagaagccactacctttttagtttgagcgggaagatggacccactctagggggctgttttgctataaaaccaattttttgtctggccaccccaattacacctatgggggttttattgCAAAGGAAttatcaagcagttgtcaatttaatttttaaaattttttaaaatttacattttaacaacataaatttagagatatgttaatttaggtctaatgtttagtttaggtctctataaatttaaataaatgtataacctccttatctcattttggtatacagatatacctaaatgcaaaatgtatttatatatggcaacaagtataaacttattgacatacaatatatataaatcaatatacttgaattaatcttataattaatatatcaattcatacatattacagcaatacaacacacacacagccaataccaaccaacacaaaccaatgtactgtaataatacatgtcacacatatataattatacagcatacagaacatatatcatcacagcacatcaatccataccaattaatatcagccacacacattatattactgcaatatacatttaattatacagtatatatataatacatatattgatttatatacaaattaagtaagtatagatctataaatagaattaggtatacctttattatattttatttatacccatatctaattaggcaaactgtaattaggcaaatatatttatattatgtatttataacaatatataaagtattgttaattgtaccacctgttgataactaagaaattgagaaaacccttctctgagtatctcctatttgagacagcacgtccctcccccttagggtaaaggggagcgtaggaactacatacggttggaaagttccacaggtatcttcaaactgccaatctaacatttttgaacttttaactactgtgggggcttgagggcaaatgaaacaaaatttgacccctgaaatctatcagggcaacttgccaattatcactattttataaaagacttgcagttgatccttattgagtgaaattattatatttgctactccttttctaaaaagttccacacttcttttttcctccttttataattaattgtgccaccaagctgggataagataaaactatttttcttgggatcactggtagatggaaccaatgggcctttttgtcacaagcaccctgtaggtgtatgttttgttggaagaataatttaatctcatcttttggtaatattaatcctaattaactggtcatttaaagtctcatacaCTTCAACAAGAGctaactctgtctcattagtcaactttctcttagaactggaattaggatcaatttttaagcaatcaaataaaggctttaaatctgcagtagtcagttttaaatgagggcgtatccaattaatgtcccctaataatttttggaaatcatttaaagttagtaaacaatctctccgcagcttcaaaggggcattatcagttttttaaaacttttggccgacctaaatatgagaagtaagtaaagaggtgttgcacaacatgtttataagcttttccagttatcgttttgtaacctaaatctgatctatagctttttagatgacaagcaaccatctaatctttgcttgaatacttccaacaacaggaaactcactactcttcaaggttttaaactctccctcacctttttctctacagcattcccaccccGCATACCAGTTTTTCTAatctcaactcattttcagtagtatgtgttggccaggagctgggtcagtctttcccagcaatgttaagagacgtctgttcctgtgtctaatagccctgacattttattttcttgaattaaaagattttttaaaggccttggagctgtactttcctgcacccaaaaggctagatcactagatctaaatactctgtggctcttagcttgagaagtcaagtttttcttgtctgatactaaggtaaaagcaaaaactgtgttattctttgacctttattaatttgcacagttttggtaggcagcgagatcaaaactttaatttctcca belongs to Bos indicus x Bos taurus breed Angus x Brahman F1 hybrid chromosome 15, Bos_hybrid_MaternalHap_v2.0, whole genome shotgun sequence and includes:
- the LOC113904642 gene encoding putative olfactory receptor 5AK3, whose product is MEQNNGTTVTEFILLGFADQHKSWHVLFTVFLVIYVVTLVGNIGMILLIKTDSSLRTPMYFFLQNLAFVDLCYTSAITPKMLQSFVETKQSISFIGCMVQLLVYGAFATSDCYILAAMAVDRYVAICNPLRYGTVMSQRVCSQLLTGSYFMGFLNASVNTSFAFSLNFCKSNKISHFFCDAPPILALSCSSIYLNIMLLTVFVGFNLTFTVSVVIFSYIFILIAILKISSAAGRKKAFSTCVSHLTAVSIFYGTLSYMYLHHRTIESQEQEKMASVFYGIIIPMLNPLIYSLRNQDVREALKGVGKKCF